A window from Aquiluna borgnonia encodes these proteins:
- a CDS encoding ATP-dependent helicase yields the protein MSQDSVGHPLLAGLDEQQREAAQALRGPVGILAGAGSGKTRTISHRIAYGIDRGVFAANRILALTYTNRAASELRSRLRSLGVTEVAVRTFHSAALGQLQFFWPQLTGGLPPKLLTNKLPALREVLGELRLELRDEELRELAAEIELVSYSLVSPGQYLERERGVIAGFSPERFVTVLEAYSNYKQQKRLADWEDVLTLTLGLLRSEDRMLEHVQQQYRFFTVDEYQDISPLQQALLETWLGEREDVCVVGDPRQAIYGFAGADAGFLTGFGSRYPNAEIFELNRNYRSTSEIVASANSVASTRNLEPVRGELTSPVVIEAASASAEAKRIASGIAKSLAEGWAPSDIAVLSRINSQLEPIERELGTLGISVQVRGAGRFFRIPEVQKAMLAIRALQISTQPQPLFMLLSEILSQLGWSSQESKSEKWRNLNWFMEIFDELGSPSLDEFVRELGERERSGDEPIREAITLATVHATKGLEWRAVYLCGLNQGWFPISHAKTEAQLAEERRLFYVAITRACDQLTMSYISDRERSSFLKLL from the coding sequence ATGAGCCAAGACTCAGTCGGTCACCCACTACTTGCTGGCCTTGATGAGCAACAGCGTGAGGCTGCCCAGGCACTTCGGGGGCCAGTCGGGATTTTGGCTGGAGCGGGTAGCGGCAAGACAAGAACCATCTCACACCGCATCGCCTACGGAATCGATCGAGGAGTTTTTGCCGCTAATCGGATACTTGCCCTCACCTATACCAATCGTGCCGCCAGTGAACTTCGTTCCCGACTGCGCTCCCTGGGCGTCACTGAGGTGGCGGTTCGAACCTTTCACTCAGCGGCCCTGGGGCAGTTGCAGTTTTTCTGGCCTCAACTCACCGGCGGTTTGCCTCCCAAACTTTTGACCAACAAGCTCCCGGCACTGAGGGAGGTTCTCGGCGAGCTTCGGCTTGAACTTCGCGATGAGGAGCTTAGGGAGCTGGCTGCTGAAATCGAGTTGGTGAGCTACAGCTTGGTTTCACCTGGTCAATACCTAGAGCGTGAACGCGGCGTCATCGCTGGTTTCTCTCCGGAAAGATTTGTAACTGTTTTGGAGGCCTACTCGAACTATAAGCAGCAGAAGCGCCTGGCCGATTGGGAAGACGTGCTGACTCTAACCCTCGGACTTCTGAGGAGTGAGGATCGGATGCTGGAGCACGTCCAGCAGCAATATCGGTTCTTTACGGTGGATGAGTACCAAGATATTTCGCCGCTGCAGCAGGCCCTGCTCGAAACCTGGTTGGGCGAGCGCGAAGATGTGTGCGTCGTTGGAGACCCCAGGCAAGCAATCTACGGTTTCGCCGGGGCTGATGCGGGGTTCCTCACCGGTTTTGGCTCACGTTACCCGAACGCTGAAATTTTCGAACTGAATCGAAACTACCGCTCAACCTCTGAAATTGTTGCCAGTGCAAACTCGGTGGCTTCCACCAGAAATCTGGAGCCGGTCAGGGGAGAGCTAACGAGCCCAGTCGTAATTGAGGCGGCGAGCGCCAGCGCAGAGGCAAAACGAATTGCCTCCGGCATCGCGAAGTCGCTGGCTGAGGGCTGGGCACCCAGTGACATAGCAGTTCTCTCTCGCATCAACTCTCAGTTGGAGCCAATCGAGCGCGAGCTGGGCACTCTTGGAATATCGGTTCAGGTCCGCGGCGCGGGTCGATTTTTCCGCATTCCTGAGGTGCAGAAGGCAATGCTGGCCATTCGGGCACTTCAGATATCCACCCAGCCGCAACCACTATTCATGTTGCTCAGTGAGATCCTCAGCCAGCTGGGTTGGAGCTCTCAGGAGTCCAAGTCTGAGAAGTGGCGCAATCTAAATTGGTTCATGGAGATATTTGATGAGCTGGGCAGCCCCTCGCTGGATGAATTTGTTCGAGAGCTTGGGGAGCGGGAGCGCTCAGGCGATGAACCGATTCGGGAGGCCATTACCCTCGCCACAGTCCATGCCACCAAGGGTTTGGAGTGGCGCGCTGTTTACCTTTGCGGCTTGAATCAGGGCTGGTTCCCTATTTCACACGCCAAGACTGAAGCTCAGTTGGCCGAGGAGCGGCGCCT
- a CDS encoding phosphotransferase: MGRPALILAALAADAAPGKNFRHYLKITDNPDIEVLRLWDAEGQSYELKMPASAAGITELATEITVLQALNQAKLSLPFAIPNQVGQTQDFDGQRAVLFTLLGGSSPDLSRLGPGAFSKSFAEAMASLHNCETQPIIEAGLPSYDATTVLHHKVQELDRMAATGRIPAALLSRWETALEDIGLFRFHPTLTHSAINSEAVLVENQQVVGITGFNALCVGDPAEDFRWLASGAVASTLDDALLHYRAARPQADENLAQRAILYSELELGSWLLHCLSIGDAEQIKQAEDLLNDLKENLEAGNLKELTATSFVGLAVASSIIPQAMPTQPIETLSPSALQEEVEEQDQDAPADDLTQAEPTETTLDELF; encoded by the coding sequence GTGGGACGACCTGCTCTGATTTTAGCTGCACTGGCAGCCGACGCCGCGCCTGGAAAAAACTTTAGGCACTACCTCAAAATTACCGACAACCCGGACATCGAGGTGTTGCGTCTTTGGGACGCCGAGGGCCAAAGCTATGAGCTTAAAATGCCCGCTAGCGCCGCCGGAATCACAGAGTTAGCGACCGAGATCACCGTGTTGCAAGCCCTGAACCAGGCCAAACTTAGTCTCCCGTTCGCTATCCCTAACCAAGTCGGTCAAACTCAAGATTTTGATGGGCAGCGAGCCGTGCTTTTCACTCTTCTCGGAGGCAGCTCTCCAGATCTCTCAAGACTGGGGCCTGGGGCATTTTCAAAGTCTTTCGCTGAAGCAATGGCCTCGCTACACAATTGTGAAACCCAGCCAATCATCGAAGCTGGTTTGCCCAGTTACGATGCGACCACCGTCCTGCACCACAAGGTTCAGGAGCTTGATCGCATGGCCGCCACCGGTCGCATTCCAGCCGCGCTTTTGAGCCGCTGGGAAACCGCCCTGGAAGACATCGGACTTTTCCGCTTCCACCCAACCCTGACTCACTCAGCAATCAACTCGGAGGCCGTGCTGGTTGAGAACCAGCAGGTTGTTGGCATTACTGGGTTCAATGCTTTGTGTGTCGGCGACCCCGCCGAAGACTTCCGCTGGTTAGCCTCGGGGGCTGTCGCATCGACCCTAGATGACGCCCTGCTGCATTACCGCGCGGCCAGACCTCAAGCAGATGAGAACCTGGCCCAGCGCGCGATTCTTTATTCCGAACTGGAATTGGGATCCTGGCTACTTCACTGCCTGAGCATTGGTGACGCCGAGCAGATAAAGCAAGCAGAAGATCTCCTCAATGACCTGAAAGAAAATCTTGAGGCGGGAAATCTCAAGGAGCTAACCGCGACCAGCTTTGTTGGCCTAGCTGTCGCCAGCAGCATCATTCCGCAGGCAATGCCAACCCAACCGATCGAAACCCTCTCCCCATCAGCATTGCAAGAAGAAGTTGAAGAGCAGGATCAGGACGCCCCTGCCGATGACCTAACCCAAGCTGAGCCGACTGAGACTACCCTCGACGAGCTGTTCTAG
- a CDS encoding UvrD-helicase domain-containing protein, protein MANFSADEIYALVSKHTLTNEQRAVIEGAPFDSPALVIAGAGSGKTELMSLRVLYLVANSLARPDEVLGLTFTRKAAAELSARVNQALYRLRETDFWPADLEQDFSPAYIATYNSFGNDIFRRLALSVGFEQDATLLTEAASVSLADELVRSLNLETHARLEDWEKSKSHLIDLVLALASELTDNQISAESMNQHLQFFIDHVSGLPKNASGSMERFAYTEDLLASAGQNQLLADLAEEYRSLKSKRNLVDFADQVALALKALEKPFEHQHRFVLLDEYQDTSTIQTKLLSRLFAGKSVLAVGDPNQAIYGWRGASSRNLTGFHQDFGSPRPVTFTLSKSWRSGPAVVAAANATAHALNLSQPELAPVTLEAGKPQHDDQVTAAVYQTEAEEAAALAQWFMERVDENTSAALLTRTKASMAELSEALTKRGLVVEVSGLSSLLELPEVMDLIAALSVIERPEAGAQLMRLLAGPKWRVGAKDLAALGDLARFLSRVRDEVVASQPVTIVEALDELCRDSEIGNFSDAGRSRLIAAAQVIRRMRSRVSIPLSELAWSIVKELEIDIELFSAGTSVNPLSNLEAFIARIAEFEQAALRPTLGSMLNWLDHAKQRESFELPRSGAKQGVVQIMSIHAAKGLEWDVVAIAQLNQGSFPIEGRGAKGWLASGKVPFSLRGDSQALPEFAFQTTQTQGELKKLFDEFQDKNRAKHLIEERRLAYVGFTRAKRELHLTASYYKPGLKKPRPISGFLVELLESGLCRNTIEIPEPDPVNPASGNSQIKIWPFDPLGEKRDALAQGAAAVSAAEPARIENFTEFALLLEERERNASRPTSAFPRRLSASALMRLIAEPEKFAESLVRPMPGLFSASAQAGTDFHALIEDWLLGDEVDIDLDDQLVKNFAQSRFASLEPKFVEQSIEIVLDGLVVVCKLDAVFETELGFLVVDWKSGNSPTDPALLEARAMQLALYRIALSKWLQVGVERVQACFYFAGDAKEVMPSRLPSEAELVEALTKARTARRG, encoded by the coding sequence GTGGCTAATTTTTCCGCTGATGAAATTTACGCACTGGTCTCCAAGCACACCCTGACCAACGAGCAACGGGCCGTCATCGAAGGGGCACCCTTCGATTCCCCAGCCCTTGTCATCGCCGGAGCCGGAAGCGGAAAGACTGAGCTGATGAGCCTCAGGGTGCTTTACCTGGTGGCCAACTCGTTGGCTCGGCCAGACGAGGTGCTAGGACTCACCTTCACCAGGAAGGCTGCCGCTGAGCTCTCGGCCCGCGTCAATCAGGCTCTGTATCGACTTCGGGAAACTGATTTTTGGCCAGCAGACCTGGAGCAGGATTTCTCACCCGCCTACATCGCAACCTATAACTCATTTGGTAATGATATTTTCCGGAGGTTGGCCCTCTCCGTTGGATTTGAGCAGGATGCAACCCTGCTGACCGAGGCAGCCTCAGTGTCTCTGGCGGATGAGCTGGTGCGGTCACTCAACCTAGAGACTCACGCTCGACTCGAGGACTGGGAGAAGTCCAAGTCTCATCTGATTGACTTGGTTTTGGCCCTCGCATCCGAGCTGACCGATAACCAAATTTCCGCCGAGTCGATGAATCAGCACCTGCAATTTTTCATCGATCATGTCTCTGGCCTTCCGAAGAATGCCAGCGGCTCCATGGAGCGCTTTGCTTACACAGAGGACCTCTTGGCATCAGCGGGGCAAAACCAGTTGCTCGCCGATTTGGCCGAGGAGTATCGCTCTCTAAAGTCCAAACGAAATTTGGTTGACTTCGCCGATCAGGTAGCACTTGCCCTCAAGGCATTGGAAAAACCATTCGAGCATCAGCATCGATTTGTCTTACTGGATGAGTACCAGGACACCTCAACTATTCAGACCAAGCTGCTTTCAAGGCTGTTTGCTGGTAAGTCGGTTCTTGCGGTGGGGGACCCAAACCAGGCAATTTATGGTTGGCGCGGAGCCAGCAGTCGAAATTTGACCGGCTTTCACCAAGACTTTGGCAGTCCACGGCCGGTTACTTTCACACTTTCCAAATCATGGCGTTCAGGCCCAGCGGTAGTTGCTGCGGCAAATGCCACAGCCCATGCTCTGAACTTGAGTCAACCCGAGTTAGCTCCGGTAACGCTCGAGGCAGGAAAACCTCAGCATGACGATCAGGTGACGGCGGCGGTTTACCAGACCGAGGCAGAGGAGGCAGCGGCGCTGGCTCAGTGGTTTATGGAGCGAGTCGATGAAAACACCTCGGCAGCCTTGCTGACACGGACTAAGGCATCCATGGCAGAACTTTCCGAAGCCCTCACCAAGCGAGGTTTGGTGGTCGAGGTCAGCGGGCTTTCCTCGCTTCTTGAACTTCCAGAGGTAATGGACCTAATTGCCGCCCTGAGCGTTATTGAGCGACCGGAGGCCGGGGCTCAGTTGATGCGACTTTTGGCGGGGCCAAAATGGAGAGTTGGTGCAAAAGATTTAGCAGCTCTGGGTGATTTAGCAAGGTTCCTCTCAAGAGTGAGAGACGAGGTGGTCGCCTCGCAGCCGGTCACCATTGTTGAGGCGTTGGATGAATTGTGCCGGGATTCAGAAATTGGAAACTTCTCCGATGCAGGGAGATCAAGGTTGATAGCTGCTGCGCAAGTCATTCGCAGAATGCGCTCCAGGGTTTCAATTCCGCTCTCTGAACTCGCGTGGAGCATCGTCAAGGAGCTCGAAATTGACATCGAACTGTTTTCTGCTGGCACCTCAGTCAACCCGCTTTCGAACCTGGAAGCTTTCATCGCGCGCATCGCAGAGTTCGAACAGGCAGCCCTGCGACCAACCTTGGGATCCATGCTGAATTGGTTGGATCACGCCAAGCAAAGGGAGAGCTTTGAGCTCCCCAGGTCGGGAGCAAAGCAGGGAGTGGTACAAATCATGTCCATCCATGCCGCCAAAGGCCTGGAGTGGGATGTGGTGGCCATAGCCCAGCTGAACCAGGGAAGCTTTCCAATTGAAGGTCGTGGGGCTAAAGGCTGGTTGGCAAGTGGCAAAGTTCCCTTCTCGCTCAGAGGCGATTCTCAGGCACTGCCCGAATTTGCCTTCCAAACGACTCAGACTCAAGGTGAACTAAAAAAACTATTTGACGAATTTCAAGACAAAAATCGAGCCAAGCACCTAATTGAGGAGCGCAGACTTGCTTACGTAGGGTTCACCCGGGCCAAACGCGAGCTTCACCTGACCGCCTCCTATTACAAACCCGGACTTAAAAAACCGCGGCCCATTTCTGGATTCCTTGTTGAACTTCTTGAGTCAGGTCTGTGCCGCAACACAATTGAAATTCCTGAGCCAGATCCGGTTAACCCGGCTTCAGGAAATTCCCAAATCAAAATCTGGCCTTTTGACCCATTGGGAGAAAAGCGTGATGCTCTAGCTCAAGGCGCAGCGGCAGTCTCAGCGGCTGAGCCCGCTCGCATTGAGAACTTCACCGAGTTTGCACTCCTGCTGGAGGAGCGCGAGCGAAATGCCTCCAGGCCGACCTCAGCATTCCCTCGCCGGCTTTCTGCCTCAGCGCTGATGCGGCTGATAGCGGAACCAGAAAAATTTGCCGAGTCGCTAGTGAGACCGATGCCCGGCCTCTTCTCTGCCTCAGCCCAAGCCGGCACGGACTTTCACGCTTTGATTGAGGACTGGCTGCTCGGTGATGAAGTTGACATTGACTTGGATGACCAGCTAGTCAAGAACTTTGCGCAGAGTCGATTCGCTTCGCTTGAACCAAAGTTTGTAGAGCAGAGCATCGAGATCGTGCTAGATGGCCTAGTTGTAGTTTGCAAGCTCGATGCCGTGTTCGAGACCGAACTCGGATTTTTAGTCGTGGATTGGAAGTCGGGTAATTCTCCGACCGATCCAGCTTTGCTCGAGGCACGCGCCATGCAGCTTGCCCTCTACCGCATTGCTCTATCGAAATGGCTGCAGGTTGGTGTCGAGCGCGTTCAGGCCTGTTTTTATTTTGCCGGTGATGCAAAAGAGGTAATGCCCAGTCGACTGCCTAGTGAGGCGGAACTAGTCGAAGCGTTGACGAAAGCTAGAACAGCTCGTCGAGGGTAG
- a CDS encoding ATP-dependent DNA helicase, producing the protein MTPAEAVFVPATPSSLPSTLPGFAPDLLTGHHAVVGSPGSGKTTLLGQLVIEVERAGVEPSDILVLTPNRAQASDLRDQVSLDSQKAAAAPRAQSITSFAFAQHRIKEAGVRLLSGSAQQKILRELVSSSPKAPWGFNFQTVSLEGFIQEIRDLITVCLEFNLEPKQLEEITVKTKGIDIATELLPLYLEAVKRSGALDPALLISTAPRQASFSHILVDDAHDFSRAGLEFVAELSQGKNLVLFGDPDAASLGFRTALPEGYLSRFPSVPKHYLEPRTKFSQALSKLSGKLPAQLAGPQRPKPAGVTVGARTFLNQVAEADWLAAEIRRARLQENLSFSGIAVVARTRPQLEQLASALSARNVPVSISGSQSALRDQPFARAVLELLRLAYQSSESTDVVQLLESSLVGLDSIGIRRLRRQLIAFGDFEYSDPAQFWASALEIEHEPKTSEIKKLNFVIALLRTLRGHPEASAPQAISLVLEAANLSQRQVLGRGNSAVARGANLDIDAALQLVAAANRFSENNLGDARTFCLEQLEQSIPEDSLAATSSIDAVVLTTASSISGRSFHTVFLPRLQDGIWPNLRPRTSLLGASSLAGYLSGKVESPDRVVRGELQDEIRLLYKAIGAASQRCELSAMISSEEQPSQFFQLLGLEPEISLELVSFDLRRLVGSYRAQLRVGNTENVGKLAALALMGVPGAHPSSWQGLLPLSTDEPLVSEGEKVRFSPSKLEAFEKCPVHWFIESFGGDGSGFEASLGTLLHAAMEQGGHRDELVQYLESNWHTLEFESSWQAQTQKRKALRMLSAVADYLESADLLMQAEQKFELNLGRLQIAGKIDRVEQLPDGSVAVVDLKTGRTPSQAEVSGHRQLAVYQLAMRELGHELAGAKIVSVGEQKLKVLQQPPLTEELESEITKLLADVEQQAGAARFAANVSSHCLQAGNCQLLIGKVITGG; encoded by the coding sequence GTGACTCCAGCAGAAGCAGTCTTTGTTCCAGCGACCCCATCTTCGCTGCCTTCGACCCTGCCCGGATTCGCTCCCGACTTGCTCACTGGCCACCATGCGGTTGTCGGTTCACCAGGTTCAGGTAAGACAACCCTGCTTGGGCAATTGGTTATCGAGGTCGAGAGAGCCGGTGTCGAGCCATCAGACATCTTGGTGCTAACCCCTAATCGTGCTCAAGCCAGCGACCTGCGAGATCAAGTCTCACTGGACAGCCAAAAAGCCGCCGCCGCACCCCGGGCCCAGTCAATCACCTCATTTGCATTCGCTCAGCACCGCATCAAGGAAGCCGGGGTTCGCCTCCTCAGCGGAAGTGCTCAGCAAAAGATTCTCCGGGAGTTGGTCTCGAGCAGCCCGAAGGCTCCCTGGGGCTTCAACTTTCAAACTGTGAGCCTGGAAGGATTCATTCAGGAGATACGAGACCTTATTACCGTCTGCCTGGAATTCAATTTGGAACCCAAGCAGCTGGAAGAAATTACTGTCAAAACCAAGGGCATAGACATTGCCACCGAGCTACTCCCGCTCTATCTGGAGGCGGTGAAGCGTTCTGGCGCCCTTGATCCGGCGCTTCTAATTAGCACCGCGCCAAGGCAGGCCTCTTTCAGTCACATCCTGGTTGATGACGCTCACGACTTTTCGCGGGCGGGCTTGGAATTTGTGGCTGAGCTTTCGCAGGGTAAAAATCTTGTGCTGTTTGGAGACCCAGATGCCGCGTCACTGGGATTCAGAACTGCCCTACCCGAGGGGTACCTTTCTAGATTCCCCTCGGTTCCGAAGCATTACCTTGAGCCAAGAACCAAGTTTTCCCAGGCCCTCTCAAAACTCTCGGGCAAACTACCGGCTCAACTTGCCGGACCGCAGCGCCCCAAGCCCGCAGGGGTAACTGTGGGGGCGCGAACATTCCTGAACCAGGTGGCTGAGGCGGATTGGCTGGCCGCAGAAATTCGTCGAGCCAGGCTCCAGGAGAATCTAAGTTTTAGTGGGATCGCCGTGGTTGCCAGAACCCGACCTCAGCTTGAGCAGCTTGCAAGTGCCCTCAGTGCAAGGAACGTTCCGGTTTCCATTAGTGGAAGCCAAAGTGCTCTGCGCGATCAACCCTTTGCCCGCGCCGTGCTGGAGCTTTTACGACTGGCATACCAGTCATCGGAATCCACAGACGTGGTTCAACTTCTGGAATCCTCGCTGGTCGGTCTGGACAGCATTGGCATCAGGCGACTGCGGCGTCAGTTGATTGCCTTCGGAGATTTTGAGTACTCGGACCCAGCACAATTTTGGGCCTCGGCTTTGGAAATTGAGCACGAGCCAAAAACCTCAGAAATCAAGAAGTTAAACTTTGTCATCGCACTGCTGCGAACGCTTAGGGGCCACCCGGAAGCTTCAGCTCCGCAGGCCATCTCTTTAGTTTTGGAGGCCGCAAACCTCTCCCAGCGTCAAGTTTTGGGCAGGGGGAACTCAGCGGTGGCTCGGGGCGCAAATCTTGACATTGATGCTGCTTTACAGTTGGTGGCAGCAGCCAATCGCTTCTCTGAAAATAATCTTGGAGACGCGAGAACATTTTGCCTCGAGCAGCTAGAACAGTCGATCCCTGAAGACTCGCTTGCAGCCACATCCAGTATCGATGCGGTGGTTTTGACAACGGCGTCCTCAATCTCAGGTAGATCGTTTCACACTGTTTTTCTTCCGAGGCTTCAGGATGGGATATGGCCAAACCTCAGGCCGCGGACTTCGCTACTGGGAGCTAGTTCGTTGGCGGGGTACCTGTCAGGAAAAGTGGAGTCCCCGGACCGAGTGGTTCGAGGGGAGCTCCAGGATGAAATTCGCTTGCTCTACAAGGCGATCGGTGCTGCCTCGCAGCGGTGCGAGCTCTCGGCAATGATCAGCAGTGAAGAGCAGCCATCGCAATTTTTTCAACTCCTAGGACTTGAGCCTGAAATCAGCCTTGAGCTGGTGAGCTTTGACCTCAGGCGGTTGGTTGGTTCCTATCGAGCCCAGCTAAGAGTCGGTAACACTGAAAATGTAGGCAAGCTTGCTGCACTGGCACTCATGGGTGTCCCCGGTGCTCATCCAAGTTCATGGCAGGGGCTACTTCCCCTCTCTACAGATGAACCCCTGGTTTCTGAAGGCGAGAAAGTTAGATTCTCACCGTCAAAGCTTGAGGCTTTTGAAAAGTGTCCGGTGCACTGGTTCATCGAAAGCTTCGGTGGTGATGGCAGTGGTTTTGAGGCTTCACTGGGGACTCTGCTGCACGCTGCTATGGAGCAGGGTGGCCATCGGGATGAACTGGTTCAGTATCTAGAGAGCAATTGGCACACCTTGGAGTTCGAATCCAGCTGGCAGGCTCAAACTCAGAAGCGCAAAGCACTTCGAATGCTTTCGGCAGTTGCCGATTACCTCGAATCCGCCGACTTGCTTATGCAGGCTGAACAAAAATTTGAGCTCAACCTGGGCCGACTTCAGATTGCCGGAAAAATTGACCGTGTCGAACAGCTACCAGATGGTTCCGTGGCGGTCGTGGATCTGAAAACAGGGAGGACTCCTTCGCAGGCCGAAGTCTCCGGCCATCGCCAACTCGCGGTTTATCAACTGGCAATGCGCGAGCTGGGACATGAGCTTGCCGGAGCAAAAATCGTCTCGGTTGGAGAGCAAAAACTCAAGGTCCTGCAGCAGCCTCCGCTCACTGAAGAACTGGAATCTGAGATCACGAAACTGCTTGCGGATGTCGAGCAGCAGGCCGGGGCCGCGAGGTTTGCAGCCAACGTCAGCTCTCACTGCCTGCAGGCCGGAAATTGCCAACTGCTGATTGGCAAGGTGATCACCGGTGGCTAA
- a CDS encoding DUF3107 domain-containing protein encodes MEIRIGIRENQRDISFESNQTLAEVTKAVSEAFANKVDLLQFEDEKGKTILVPVSSVAYFEIGAEQNRRVGFIA; translated from the coding sequence ATGGAAATCAGAATTGGGATTCGCGAAAATCAACGAGACATCAGCTTCGAGTCCAACCAAACCCTCGCGGAGGTAACCAAGGCGGTCTCTGAGGCATTTGCAAACAAGGTTGACCTGCTTCAATTCGAGGATGAAAAGGGGAAGACCATTTTGGTTCCAGTTTCATCTGTGGCTTACTTTGAAATCGGAGCGGAGCAAAACCGCAGGGTTGGATTTATTGCCTAA
- a CDS encoding ferritin-like fold-containing protein, translating to MLDWLRRLRKVSQKLSLPSRDTGAGRSQVQLNPSKLTPSPEIYLGQLSVLTLAIAERLDHQSETVSDQALSKKLHKLSNSYYARHAELTALVSKQGLFSEISHQHFASRLDFALARIQGTDSLEDLMLDYIAFGMLESHYRNLVKGLAPSKRIRVEELLSDGALETTLQEALIQAIEDDARVGHRLAMYGRMIVADVLLEIRDSVNLDKVLTPLPNLTPTELARTQFKALEPYTSELIAQHTVRMDRLGLTA from the coding sequence GTGTTGGATTGGCTACGCAGACTGCGCAAGGTTTCTCAGAAGCTTTCGCTTCCTTCTCGCGACACAGGTGCAGGTCGCAGCCAAGTTCAACTCAACCCTTCAAAGCTTACCCCCTCGCCCGAGATTTACCTCGGACAGCTTTCCGTTCTCACCCTCGCAATTGCTGAGCGGCTTGACCACCAGTCCGAAACCGTTTCTGACCAGGCCCTTTCCAAGAAGCTTCACAAACTCTCCAACTCCTACTACGCAAGGCACGCAGAGCTAACAGCGTTGGTAAGCAAACAGGGGCTGTTCAGCGAAATTTCACACCAGCACTTCGCCTCCAGGCTGGATTTCGCCCTGGCAAGAATTCAAGGGACGGATTCGCTCGAGGATTTGATGCTCGACTACATAGCCTTCGGAATGCTGGAGAGTCACTACAGAAACTTGGTGAAAGGTCTTGCTCCCTCCAAGCGAATCCGAGTCGAGGAACTTCTGTCAGACGGCGCGCTCGAGACGACGTTGCAGGAAGCCCTAATTCAGGCGATTGAGGATGACGCGAGAGTTGGGCACCGTCTTGCGATGTACGGGCGGATGATTGTGGCGGATGTGCTCTTGGAAATTCGAGATTCTGTTAACCTCGACAAGGTTCTCACTCCACTTCCAAACCTGACCCCAACGGAATTGGCTCGAACCCAGTTCAAGGCGCTTGAGCCCTACACCTCTGAGCTAATTGCTCAGCACACCGTCAGAATGGACCGACTAGGCCTTACCGCGTAG
- a CDS encoding DEAD/DEAH box helicase, with the protein MNFRSLGIDADICDALDSKNITSPFPIQQQAIPVALSGTDVIGQAKTGTGKTLGFGLPLLQSLGQNPEPGVQALVVVPTRELAIQVAEDLELAASNRPTQIAAIYGGKAYEGQVAALKAGAQVVVGTPGRLIDLAKQKLLDLTKIRFMVLDEADEMLDLGFLPDVEKLFSFTPQDRQTMLFSATMPAAILNLARRYQNRPIHIRVQDPDEGKTKADIKQFVYRAHALDKDEVVGRILQAEGRGKTVIFVKTKRTSAKLTEELTDRGFSATPLHGDMSQEARERSMTNFRTGKKEILVATEVAARGIDVDDVTHVINYSVPEDEKAYLHRVGRTGRAGKLGVAITFVDWDDMARWVHINRELELGQPEPQETYSSSKHLFEELGIPAGTKGRIARAKEPAKEKSEAKSKPVQSSPAAPKRERNRVRNYRNGSKPQA; encoded by the coding sequence TTGAACTTTCGCTCACTGGGCATCGATGCAGACATCTGCGATGCCTTAGATTCCAAAAACATCACCAGTCCATTCCCAATTCAGCAGCAAGCTATTCCAGTTGCGTTATCTGGAACCGACGTTATTGGCCAGGCAAAAACCGGAACCGGTAAAACACTGGGGTTCGGGCTACCACTGCTGCAGTCACTGGGACAGAATCCAGAGCCTGGCGTCCAGGCACTGGTCGTTGTGCCAACGAGAGAGCTGGCCATTCAGGTTGCAGAGGACCTCGAACTTGCAGCTTCCAACCGACCAACCCAAATAGCGGCTATCTACGGTGGCAAGGCATACGAGGGTCAAGTAGCTGCCCTCAAGGCCGGCGCTCAAGTTGTAGTGGGTACCCCCGGACGCTTGATTGATCTGGCAAAACAAAAACTCCTTGACCTCACCAAGATCAGATTCATGGTGCTGGACGAGGCCGATGAGATGCTCGACCTGGGCTTCTTGCCAGACGTGGAGAAGCTGTTTAGCTTTACCCCGCAGGATCGCCAGACCATGCTGTTCTCAGCGACCATGCCGGCGGCAATTCTTAACCTGGCTCGCAGATACCAAAACCGACCGATTCACATCAGGGTTCAGGATCCAGACGAAGGTAAGACCAAGGCAGATATCAAACAGTTTGTCTACCGAGCACACGCCCTTGACAAGGATGAGGTTGTGGGCCGCATCCTGCAGGCCGAGGGTAGAGGCAAGACCGTAATCTTCGTGAAAACCAAGCGAACCAGCGCCAAGCTCACCGAGGAACTGACTGACCGCGGATTTAGTGCCACTCCCCTGCACGGCGACATGTCGCAAGAGGCTCGAGAGCGCTCGATGACCAACTTCCGCACGGGTAAGAAAGAGATTCTGGTGGCAACCGAGGTTGCTGCCCGAGGTATTGACGTTGATGACGTGACCCACGTGATCAACTACTCGGTTCCAGAGGACGAGAAGGCCTACCTGCACCGCGTTGGCAGAACTGGTCGCGCTGGAAAACTGGGCGTAGCTATCACTTTTGTTGACTGGGACGACATGGCCCGCTGGGTCCACATCAACCGGGAGCTAGAGCTCGGTCAGCCTGAGCCTCAAGAGACCTACTCAAGCTCGAAGCACCTTTTCGAAGAGCTGGGGATTCCGGCGGGAACCAAGGGTCGTATTGCAAGGGCTAAAGAACCTGCCAAAGAGAAATCTGAGGCGAAGAGCAAGCCGGTCCAGAGTTCTCCGGCTGCTCCCAAGCGTGAGCGTAACCGAGTCAGGAACTACAGAAACGGTTCGAAGCCCCAGGCTTGA